The genomic stretch ATATATTAAATATTGTTTTTATGCCCAATTCTTTTCTAACAGGAGCAACATACTTCATAGCCGAATGATAATTTTGAGCAAATAAAAAACATATATTAATATCGTCTAAAAGTTTTTTGCTCTCTTCAGGCGTCAGATTGATATTAACCCCCAAAGCCTCAAGAACATCTGCACATCCGCACTTTGAAGATGCAGCCCTATTTCCATGCTTTGCTACCGACACGCCGGCAGATGATATTATAATAGCAGAGGCTGTTGATATATTAAAAGAATTAGAAAAATCTCCGCCAGTTCCTACTATTTCAAGTATATCCATGTCATTTAATAATTTTTTAGAATGCTCTCTCATTACATAAGCTGATGCTGTTATCTCATCTATAGTTTCTCCTTTTAATGTGAGGGCTGTTAGATATGATGATATTTGTACTGAACTTGCATTGCCGGACATTATTTGCTTCATTGAATATTCTGCTTCATCATAAGATAAATTTTCTTTTTTTGATAATTTTAAAATAGATTTCTTAATCATTTTTTATATTCCTTTTTTATTTATTGTTTTTTATTTTTATTTTATTGGGTTTTATTTATTGAATTAATTATTTTTTGATAATATTTAACAGACGGGGATTAACCCCAAAAAGAAGTTTTATTATTTATGAATTCTATATAATATGATATAAGATTAAACGATTTCATTTTTCTATACACCTAAATAAATTTCTAATAATATCAATACCATTTTCTGTCATAACAGACTCAGGGTGAAACTGCACTCCAAATACAGGATAATCTTTATGCTCTATAGCCATAATCTCATCATCATCTGATAAAGCAGAAATCTTTAAACAATCTGAAACTGTATCTTTTTTTGCTGATAAAGAATGATATCTAGCAACTTTAATATTGTTTGGCAAATCTCTAAATATTAAAGAATTACTATCTATATTTATAATAGAAGTTTTACCATGCATAACTTTAGAAGCATGTACAACTTTAACTCCGAATGCCTCGCATATAGCCTGATGTCCAAGACATACTCCGAATATTGGTATTTTATTATAGAAGTTTTTTATAATATCAATACATAAACCAGCATCGCTTGGCTTACCGGGTCCGGGAGATATTACTATTAATTTTGGATTTAAATGTTCTATTTCTTCTAAAGTTAATTCATCATTTTTTACAACTTTTATATCTTCTATATTGCTGCAAAACTTTCCAATCAATTGATAAAGATTATAAGAAAAGCTGTCATAATTATCTATTAAAAGTATCATTAAAAAACCTCCTTTGATATTTCTATTGCCTTTACAACTGCTTTAGCTTTATTTATGCATTCTAAAAACTCTTTTTTAGGATTACTATCATAAACTATTCCCGCACCGGACCTTATGCAAATATTATCCTTTTTTTTATATACAAGCCTTATGGCAATACATACGTCCATATTACCAGAAAAATCTATATAACCTATAGCACCTCCGTAAAGCTCTCTGTCAATAGTTTCTAATTCATTTATTATCTCTAAAGCTCTGATTTTAGGAGCACCTGATAAAGTACCTGCAGGTAATATACTGTCTATAGCATCTATAGCATCTTTATCATCTCTGATAATTCCTGTAACAGTGGAACTTATATGCATAATATGAGAATAACGTTCTACACTCATATAATCTTCTACATTTACAGTGCCTATTTTACTTATCTTTCCTATATCATTTCTG from Brachyspira murdochii DSM 12563 encodes the following:
- the trpD gene encoding anthranilate phosphoribosyltransferase; the protein is MIKKSILKLSKKENLSYDEAEYSMKQIMSGNASSVQISSYLTALTLKGETIDEITASAYVMREHSKKLLNDMDILEIVGTGGDFSNSFNISTASAIIISSAGVSVAKHGNRAASSKCGCADVLEALGVNINLTPEESKKLLDDINICFLFAQNYHSAMKYVAPVRKELGIKTIFNILGPLSNPAGANMELMGVYDESLVEPLAEVMRNLGVKRGMVVYGMDKLDEISISSKTKVCEISDNGKLSTYYISPEDFGYSFYDKNEIVGGDASYNANIIKDILSSKLKGAKRNIVCLNAGASIYIAGKTESIYDGIKMAEEIIDSGKAMEKLNMFIEKSNAKLA
- a CDS encoding anthranilate synthase component II — translated: MILLIDNYDSFSYNLYQLIGKFCSNIEDIKVVKNDELTLEEIEHLNPKLIVISPGPGKPSDAGLCIDIIKNFYNKIPIFGVCLGHQAICEAFGVKVVHASKVMHGKTSIINIDSNSLIFRDLPNNIKVARYHSLSAKKDTVSDCLKISALSDDDEIMAIEHKDYPVFGVQFHPESVMTENGIDIIRNLFRCIEK